The following is a genomic window from Chryseobacterium ginsenosidimutans.
TAAAAACCTGGTTGAAGAATTGAAAAAGGTTCTGGAAGGTAAAAAAAGATCTCAGGTTTTAAAAGATTATGAATTGCTGCGGGAAAAGCTCGGCGGAAAAGGTGCGAGTGATAATGCGGCTGAGGTGATTTTGAAGGTTTAAAATTTCAATAAATTATAAAGAATCGTAGAAAATTTTTCTACGATTTTTCTTTTATATGACGCTTTTTGTTCACTTTCTCAAATTTTAAAATATTGATTTGTAATTCTTTATTTAAATAAATATATTTGAGAAACACAAATTTTTGAATAGACAACCGCTTCTTATTCTTATCATCTGCTTTATTCTCGGAATTTTTTTTCAGGATGAGTTTTCTTTGGGTGAAAAATGTATTTATTCAATAACCGCAATTTGTTTGTTTATTTTAATTTCAACATTTTTCAAAGGCTATCTTCTGCATAAAGCAAAACCATATTTGCTGGGTTTAATGTTCTTCGGAATTGGCATTATTCTGCACTTTTTTAATATTTTTTCTTCTCAAAATATTCTGGTTTCTAAAAATGAAACGATTGTTTTTAAAATTTCCAAAAAGCTGAATTCTACTGAAAAAAATAGAAAGTATGAAGCAGTTGTTCAAGTTGGAAGAGAAAACCTTAAAGCGATTGTACATGTTACAAAAGATGAGAAGGAATTAGATTTTAACCATTTTTATAAAGCTGAAGCGTACATTTCAAAACCAAAATCTCCACAATATAATTTTCAGTTTGATTATTCAAAATATCTGAAAAGAAAGGGGATTGAATATCAGTGTTATATAAATGCTGAGGTTTTTTCTGTGCAAAGAAAATATTTAAGTTTTGGTGAAAATTTTTCACAAAAAAGAGCAGAAGTTCTTCAAAAGATTGATAAAACCGAAATATTTTCTCAATCAAGAGAATTTTTAAAAGGAATTATTCTCGCCGACCGTACAGAAATTGATTCGCAAACCGTTCAGGATTTTAACCGTTCGGGATTGGTACATTTTTTGGCTATTTCGGGTACGCATATCGTTGTGATTTTTGGTTTATTCTATTTTCTACTGGTTAAAATTCTGCCTTTGCGATTCAGGAAATATGCAATTATTTCAAACTTAATTTTCATCTGGCTTTTTACTGTTTTTATAGGTTTTGGAAGCTCTGTTGTCCGTTCCGGTATCATGTTGACGGTGTATTTTATCTACGTTTTGCTTCAGAGAAAGCCGGATTTGCTGCATTCTTTGGCTCTGTCGGCTTTTATTATTTTAGTTTTTGATACCCAACAGATTTTTGATGTAGGTTTTCAATTAAGCTTCCTTGCGGTCCTTGGAATTTTCTGGTTGAACCAACCGATTTTAAATTATTTTCCCAGACAGAATAATTGGGTTAAAAAGCTAATATTCAATACTGTTTCGATCTCCGTTTCTGCTCAGTTGGCAACGCTTCCTTTGGTTTTATATTACTTTCATCAGTTTTCTTTTATTTCAATTATAGCTAATTTTTTCATTGTTCCTTTTTCAGAAATTATTATTGTCTTTTCGTTTTTAATGACCGCTTTAATTGCTTTTAAGCTTGATTTTAATTTAATAAATAGGTCTTATGATTTCATTATTCAAATATTATTGAAAATTATTCATTGGTTTGCAGATTTTAACACGCTGTTTTTCGAGAATATTTCAATGAACTTATTTGAGGTTTTTTCTTTGTTTATAATTGTTTATCAGATTAGGTTTATGATTTTAAAACCTACTTTTAAAAATTCGGCAAGATTAGTAATGGCTATTTTATGCTTCTTTATTTTAAGACTGAGCTTTAACTTTTATGAAAATCAAAAAACTGAGATTTTACTTCACGACTTTTCCAAAAACAAAATATTATCAATAAAAGAAGGAAATCAGGTGTATTTTTGGATTGAAGAAGATTCAGACCAAGAGAAAATTACCCGATTTATTATCAATCCTTACTGTTCGGCAAGACGATTAAACGATTTTAAAATAAAAACTTTTCCAAAATCTGCCATGAAGGCTGTTTATGACGGCAAAATTTACAATTTAAAATAATTGTTGTCTTTTTTGGTTTCCTTTATTTATAACTTTTGTCATCTTATTTAGAAAGATTACAAACTGCCTAATTGTGAGATTTCTCACTTTTTGATATAGTTAACATTTCTTAATTTTGTGGAAATTCAAATTTAAACATAATATGGCAGGTTTAACAAGTTCTACGATAGGTAGAAAATATGCTATGGCATTGTCGGCTTTGTTTTTGCTGATCTTTTTGGTGATGCATCTTTCTGTAAACCTTTTATCGGTTTTCGGTGAAACAGCTTATAATAATGCTTCGCAGTTTATGGGATACAATCCTCTGATACAATTTGTAATGCAACCCGTACTGATGTTTGCCGTAATATTCCATTTTGTGATGGGATTTGTTTTAGAAATTAAAAACAAAAGTGCACGTCCGATAGGTTATGATATGAATAATGGTTCTGCCAACTCTACATGGATGTCTAGAAATATGCTTATTTCAGGTGCTGTAATTTTAGCTTTTATTTTTCTACACATGTACGATTTTTGGCTTCACGAGATGAATTATAAATATGTAAATGGTTTACCAATAGAGGAAACTCGTTTTTGGGGAGATCTACATGCTAAGTTCGCAGATATGTGGAGAGTGGCTCTATATGTAATTTCTTTTGTTTTGTTAGGATTGCACTTAGCCCACGGTTTTCAGTCTTCTTTCCAATCAATCGGAGCAAGACACCCAAAATATACTCCGGTAATTAAAGCTTTCGGGAAATGGTATTCTATCCTTATTCCTGTAGGTTTTATTTTTATTGCAATTTTTCACTTTGTAACTCAATAATATCAATATACGAATATGAGTAAATTAGATTCAAAAATTCCTGCGGGTCCTTTAAAGGATAAATGGAAAAATCATAAAGACCATATGAACCTTGTTGCACCAAACAACAGAGATAAGATTGATATTATTGTTGTAGGTACAGGTTTGGCAGGTGGTTCTGCTGCAGCTACGTTGGCTGAACAGGGATATAATGTAAAAGCATTCTGCTATCAGGATTCTCCGAGAAGAGCGCACTCAATTGCTGCTCAGGGAGGTATCAACGCTGCTAAAAATTATCAGGGAGACGGTGACTCTACCTATAGATTATTCTACGATACCATTAAAGGTGGTGACTATAGAGCAAGAGAAGCAAACGTATACAGATTAGCTGAAGTTTCGGCAAATATTATTGATCAATGTGTTTCTCAGGGAGTTCCTTTCGGAAGAGATTACGGCGGTCAGTTAGACAACCGTTCATTTGGTGGAGTTCAGGTAAAAAGAACGTTCTACGCAAAAGGACAAACTGGTCAGCAGTTATTATTAGGTGCATATTCTGCAATGAGCCGTCAGATCGGTAAAGGTAGAATTAAGATGTACAACCGTCACGAGATGCTTGATCTTGTAATTGTAGACGGAAAGGCGAGAGGAATCATCGCAAGAAACCTTGTAACAGGTGAAATCGAAAGACATTCTGCTCACGCTGTTGTTATTGCTTCAGGAGGTTACGGAAACGTATATTTCCTTTCTACCAACGCAATGGGTTCAAACGTTTCTGCAGCTTGGAAAATCCATAAAAAAGGTGCGTACTTCGCAAACCCTTGTTATGTACAGATTCACCCGACTTGTATTCCTGTTCATGGAACACAGCAGTCTAAACTGACTTTGATGTCAGAATCTCTTAGAAACTCAGGAAGAATCTGGGTTCCTAAAAAGATTGAAGATTCTGTAGCGATCAGAGAGGGGAAATTAAGACCCGAAAATATCAAAGAAGAAGATAGAGATTATTATTTAGAAAGAAGATATCCTGCATTCGGAAACTTGGT
Proteins encoded in this region:
- a CDS encoding ComEC/Rec2 family competence protein, whose translation is MFILISTFFKGYLLHKAKPYLLGLMFFGIGIILHFFNIFSSQNILVSKNETIVFKISKKLNSTEKNRKYEAVVQVGRENLKAIVHVTKDEKELDFNHFYKAEAYISKPKSPQYNFQFDYSKYLKRKGIEYQCYINAEVFSVQRKYLSFGENFSQKRAEVLQKIDKTEIFSQSREFLKGIILADRTEIDSQTVQDFNRSGLVHFLAISGTHIVVIFGLFYFLLVKILPLRFRKYAIISNLIFIWLFTVFIGFGSSVVRSGIMLTVYFIYVLLQRKPDLLHSLALSAFIILVFDTQQIFDVGFQLSFLAVLGIFWLNQPILNYFPRQNNWVKKLIFNTVSISVSAQLATLPLVLYYFHQFSFISIIANFFIVPFSEIIIVFSFLMTALIAFKLDFNLINRSYDFIIQILLKIIHWFADFNTLFFENISMNLFEVFSLFIIVYQIRFMILKPTFKNSARLVMAILCFFILRLSFNFYENQKTEILLHDFSKNKILSIKEGNQVYFWIEEDSDQEKITRFIINPYCSARRLNDFKIKTFPKSAMKAVYDGKIYNLK
- a CDS encoding succinate dehydrogenase cytochrome b subunit, giving the protein MAGLTSSTIGRKYAMALSALFLLIFLVMHLSVNLLSVFGETAYNNASQFMGYNPLIQFVMQPVLMFAVIFHFVMGFVLEIKNKSARPIGYDMNNGSANSTWMSRNMLISGAVILAFIFLHMYDFWLHEMNYKYVNGLPIEETRFWGDLHAKFADMWRVALYVISFVLLGLHLAHGFQSSFQSIGARHPKYTPVIKAFGKWYSILIPVGFIFIAIFHFVTQ
- a CDS encoding fumarate reductase/succinate dehydrogenase flavoprotein subunit → MSKLDSKIPAGPLKDKWKNHKDHMNLVAPNNRDKIDIIVVGTGLAGGSAAATLAEQGYNVKAFCYQDSPRRAHSIAAQGGINAAKNYQGDGDSTYRLFYDTIKGGDYRAREANVYRLAEVSANIIDQCVSQGVPFGRDYGGQLDNRSFGGVQVKRTFYAKGQTGQQLLLGAYSAMSRQIGKGRIKMYNRHEMLDLVIVDGKARGIIARNLVTGEIERHSAHAVVIASGGYGNVYFLSTNAMGSNVSAAWKIHKKGAYFANPCYVQIHPTCIPVHGTQQSKLTLMSESLRNSGRIWVPKKIEDSVAIREGKLRPENIKEEDRDYYLERRYPAFGNLVPRDVASRAGKERCDAGFGIENNDTKEGVYLDFSTEIIKKGKEAAIEKHIHNPSDQQIYDLGKAWIEEKYGNLFVMYEKITADDPYKTPMKIYPAVHYTMGGVWVDYNLQSTIPGCFVIGEANFSDHGANRLGASALMQGLADGYFVLPYTIADYLSADIRTGTIPTDSADFVEAEKGIKDKIDFFLNNKGTHSVDHFHKQLGHIMWNKVGMGRTPEGLREAIREIEEVKNDFWKNVKVPGDVEGMNTELEKAFRVADFIELGQLMAIDALHRNESCGGHFREDHATPEGEAERDDVNFKYVGAWEYQGDDIKQEVLHKEDLIYDNIEVKARSYK